In one window of Cydia fagiglandana chromosome 1, ilCydFagi1.1, whole genome shotgun sequence DNA:
- the LOC134680159 gene encoding ELAV-like protein 1: MMANSLDTVNANQPTQNGSKVQPSNNESKTNLIVNYLPQTMTQEEIRSLFSSVGEVESCKLIRDKVTVFPDHILNGQSLGYAFVNYHKAEDAEKAVNTLNGLRLQNKIIKVSYARPSSDAIKGANLYVSGLPKHMTQQELEKLFGPYGSIISSRILHENVNVGHLLQGGGDSETIQGPSRGVAFIRYDQRCEAEAAIRELNGTVPPGGTGPMTVKCANNPSNQNKALAPLAAYLAPTSTRRFVGPAGKALLAINKGLQRFSPLADPLIQGNALGGSGWCIFVYNIGADTEESILWQLFGPFGAVQSVKIIRDPTTNKCKGYGFVTMTNYDEAVVAIQSLNGYSLNGQVLQVSFKTNKSKS, from the coding sequence ATGATGGCAAATTCACTTGACACCGTTAACGCGAATCAACCCACGCAAAATGGAAGCAAGGTGCAGCCGAGCAATAATGAGTCGAAGACCAACCTTATAGTGAACTACTTGCCACAGACGATGACACAGGAGGAGATCAGGTCACTGTTCTCGAGCGTCGGCGAAGTAGAAAGTTGCAAGTTGATAAGAGACAAAGTGACCGTATTCCCCGACCACATCCTGAACGGACAAAGTCTCGGATACGCCTTCGTCAACTACCACAAGGCGGAGGACGCAGAGAAAGCGGTCAACACTCTGAACGGCTTGAGATTACAGAATAAGATCATCAAAGTATCGTACGCGCGGCCGAGCTCCGACGCTATCAAAGGCGCTAACCTGTATGTGTCCGGCCTGCCCAAGCACATGACGCAGCAGGAGCTAGAAAAGCTGTTCGGGCCTTACGGCTCCATCATCAGCTCGCGCATCCTGCACGAGAACGTGAACGTGGGCCACCTGCTGCAGGGCGGCGGCGACAGCGAGACCATCCAGGGGCCCTCGCGCGGTGTCGCCTTCATCCGTTACGACCAGCGCTGTGAGGCCGAAGCCGCCATCCGCGAGCTCAACGGCACCGTGCCGCCCGGCGGGACAGGGCCTATGACTGTCAAGTGCGCTAACAATCCCAGCAACCAGAACAAAGCTCTCGCACCACTGGCCGCATATCTGGCACCGACGTCCACACGCCGCTTCGTGGGACCTGCAGGCAAGGCTCTCCTGGCCATCAACAAAGGTTTGCAGAGATTCTCTCCCCTAGCCGACCCCCTGATTCAAGGTAATGCTCTAGGAGGCTCAGGTTGGTGCATTTTTGTGTACAATATTGGGGCTGACACAGAGGAAAGCATCCTGTGGCAGCTCTTTGGCCCGTTCGGTGCCGTCCAGAGTGTTAAAATTATAAGAGATCCCACTACCAACAAGTGCAAAGGTTATGGATTTGTGACCATGACCAACTATGATGAGGCAGTGGTGGCCATCCAGTCGCTCAATGGCTACTCATTGAATGGCCAGGTGCTCCAGGTCAGCTTCAAAACGAATAAGAGTAAATCTTAA